The Betaproteobacteria bacterium genome contains the following window.
GATTGACACTACCGGCGAGGAAAGCCTTTCCATAGCTCTTGCCTACGCGCATCAACAATGCGTACATGGGCGGGGAGCACCTCCACTAATGCACGTGTGGGTCGCAGGAAACGGGGAAGCTGCCCAAGCGCTATTCGTAGATGGAAAGAAAGGGGGCTGCTATCGTTGCATGTGGGTGGATGATCCAAAAATTGGCATGAAGGATCGTATGCCGTTGATAAAAAAACCGCCGGCCACGCGATTCGTTGGATGCCAAAGTGTGACGATGTTCCCGGTGTCGGCGGCAATGTCGGCCGCGGCACTCGCATCGGACATTGTGATTGATTGGCTAGCCGGAAATCCTTCGCCACGTTTCCGAACGCGAGCACGCGAAAATGCCGAGGCGTTCCCTGTCAGAAACCAAGACTTGGCGAGACTGCAAAGCTGCCCCGCGTGCAAGAGGACATAGTCTTTCGTAATCAGCGGAACGATGGGTTTGTCATCGTCGTCTCATCCGTGTTGAATCAAATCAGCCGGTATCGCCAAACCCTTGCCAATGATCAGGAAGCGGGAGGCATTCTCTTGGGTGCTCGCAGAGGACGGCATATCGAAATTACGTTCGCTACAACACCGAAGCGTGGAGACAAAAGGGGGCGAACCGATTTCCATCGAATCTCTCCGTTCCATCAGAGTTTCGCGCGGCGTGCATGGAAGCGATTTGATCGCAAGTTGGACTACATCGGCGAGTGGCACACGCATCCGGAGCATAATCCCTCCCCGTCTCACATTGATATTGCGGAATGGAGAAAGCTCCTGCGCACGAGGAAAACCGAACTTGTATTTATGATTCTCGGGATTTCAGGTTTGTGGGTGGGTATTTCGAGCGCCAATATTGTCGTCGCGCTTCCTGAATTCGGATGATTGATGCCCGAGGCGGCATTTGATGAATTTAGTATGTTAATCCGCATGTAAAGAAGTGTTCATTTTTGCGGAAAAGGGGCGAGCATGACCCTTTGCAATACGTATGGAACGATGAAATACGGCAAAGCGGGCAACCAGTCTTTGGGCGTATCGTCGGCACCCTGACTCGGACTTTCAATATACGTACTGCTTAGGGAAGGTCTCGATGTAGGTCGATCGTGAGCGGCACCAATTCGCAAACGCTGGATCGGCCTTTACGCCGTTACGTCACCAGTTTTGGCGACTTAATGGGTCTGTGCGAACTGGCGCTCGGGACTCGAAGCATCCTGCAGCAGCGCGAGCCTTTAGCCACTCAGAATCAGCACATTCGCGGCGATTCGATCATCCACGCGCGGCCGTAGTTGCGGTCGCCAAGATATAACGGCAGGCGACATTCCAACAATCCCAAAAACTTGCTTGTGTCCGCAAGGAGGTCCGATACTCCGCCAACTGCTCCGGGACTATCAGTTCCGGCA
Protein-coding sequences here:
- a CDS encoding Mov34/MPN/PAD-1 family protein, with product MQEDIVFRNQRNDGFVIVVSSVLNQISRYRQTLANDQEAGGILLGARRGRHIEITFATTPKRGDKRGRTDFHRISPFHQSFARRAWKRFDRKLDYIGEWHTHPEHNPSPSHIDIAEWRKLLRTRKTELVFMILGISGLWVGISSANIVVALPEFG